DNA from Actinoplanes sp. SE50/110:
CAGGTGACGGTCTTGGCGACCTTCACGATGATGTCGCCCGGGTTGCGCAGCTCCGGGTCGGGCACGGTGCCGACGGCGAGCTTGTTCACACCCTCCCACTGCAGCGCCTTCACAGCAGGCCTCCTTCGCGGCCGTTGCGGGTGGCCGCCTGCAGCGGCCGGTTCAGCAGCGTCGGCGTGGTGGTGGCCGGGCCGGACGGCAGCAGCACGTCACCGGCCTCGATCAGGGAGCGGGTTTCGCGCAGGGCGCGGCGGACGTCGCCGTCGGTGACCGGGGAGCCGTCCGGGATGCGGACCGCGATCTCGGTGCCGCGGCCGCCGGGTGCGGCCGCCAGCGAGATCTCGACCCGGTCGGCGATCTCGCGCAGCGAGCCGGGCAGCTGCGTGCTCTCCAACTCGGACAGGGGTTTGTAGACCGTGAGGACGTGCCGCCGGCGGGTGGGCGGCGCGGCACCGCGGCGGCGGACGGCGGTTGCGGCGACGACGACGCCGGCCGCGAGCGGTCCGACGATCAGAAGCGATTTGCGTGTACGACCCATGTCCCCCCGGATACCACGCCGCGGCGCCGATAAACGGTTCGTGGCGTACGCACAGGAACAGGTCAGGACCTTTCCAGCATCGGGGAGTACATCAATGGGGGTGAACCCGCACGAGCAGTCGCCGTACACGCCGATGCCGCCGCAGCAGTACTGGCCGCAGCCGGCCCCGCCGCCGCGGCGACGGCCGGTGGGTGCGCTGGTGGCCGGTGCGCTCGCGGCGCTGATGGTCACCGGTGGGGCCGGGTTCGCCGCGGGTTGGGGTCTGCGGAGCGAGCCGGTCGCGCAGCAGAGCACCCGAGGATCCCACCTGCCCCGAGATCCCGGCGACGGCGCCTCGTCCTCAGCCGGGGCCACCGACGCCCAGGTCGCCGCGGTCGCGGCCAAGGTCGACCCGGCCCTGGTCGACATCGACACCGTCCTCGGCGCGCAGAACGGCGCGGCCGCCGGCACCGGCATCGTGATCGGCGCGGACGGCATCGTGCTCACCAACAACCACGTGATCGCCGGCGCCACCGCCATCACGGTCACCGACATCGGCGACCACCGGGCTTACCGGGCCGCCGTCGTCGGCTACGACCGCGCCCGGGACATCGCCGTGCTCCACCTCGACGGAGCGTCCGGCCTGGCCACCGCCACGCTCGCTGAGTCGACCCCGGTCCGCCAGGGCGACCCGGTCGTCGCGATCGGCAACGCGGGTGGCGCCGGCGGCACCCCCGGCGCGGTCGGCGGCGTGGTCGCCGCACTGCACCGGTCGATCACCGCGCAGGACGCGTCGAGCGGCGCGTCCGAGCAGCTCACCGACCTGATCGAGGTGAACGCCGCGATCCGGCCCGGTGATTCCGGCGGCCCGCTGCTGACCACCGACGGCACGGTGATCGGGGTCGACACCGCCGCCTCGACCGGTTTCCGCTATCCGGCCTCGGGCGGTGCCGGCTACGCGATCCCGATCGACGCCGCGATGAGCATCGTCCGGCAGATCCAGGCCGGTCAGGCCTCCGACGGCAGTCACCTGGGCGCCACCGGCTATCTGGGGATCGGCGCGGCCGACGGTGCCGGCGGCGCCGCGGTGCGCAGCGTGGTGCGGGGTTCGCCGGCCGCCTCGGCGGGCCTCGCCCGCGGCGACACGATCACCGCCGTCGACGGCGCCCGGGTCGGCTCGGCGGCCGCGCTGATCGAGCGGCTGGACCGGCACCACCCCGGCGACCGGGTGAAGCTGTCCTGGACGGACACCGCCGGCCGGACCCGCTCCGGCACCGTGGCCCTGGCGAGCGGCCCGGTCGGGTGAGCCGCCCACCCCGGTCGGTGATCGGTCCTGCGGCCCCGGTCCGCTCGGCGCCCTGGCGTCCCGGCACTGCGGTGGCAGGGTGGACACGGTGGGTCAGCCCGGTCACCCGGGTCGGCTACGAAGCGCTGCACAACCGGATGGGAGTGTCGATGCCACAGACCGGAAGGCTCACCCTCGCCCAGCGCCCGGCCGGCGACAACGACCTGATGTCGGCCGGGGAGATCCGCACCCCCGCCGGCGACCCGGCGTGATGACCGTCGAGATCTCCTACCGCCCCGCGGACGCGCCGGTCCCCCGGCTGGCGGCGCTGTTCGCCACCGCCTGGTGGGCGGCCGGGCGCACCGACGACGAGGTGGCCCGGATCGTGGCCGGCTCGGACGTGGTCGTCGCCGCCGTGGACCGTGACTCCGGCCGCCTCGCCGGATTCGCCCGGGTGCTGACCGACGGTGTCGCCCTGGCGATGGTGCTGGACGTGATCGTCGCCCCGGAGCATCGCGGCACCGGCGTGGGCGCGCTCGTGATGGACGCGGTGCTGCGGCATCCCGCGGTGGCGGCGGCGCGCAGCGTCGAGCTGGTCTGCCAGCCGGAGTTGCTGCCGTTCTACCGCCGGTGGGGCTTCACCGACCGGGTCGGGCGGTCGCGGCTGATGCGCCGGACCGCCGATCCGGCCCTGACCGATGACGATCAGACGCCGCCGACCGCTGAGCGCCGGCCCGTGCCGTGAGTTACCTGACCGGGACGAGGCGGAAGATGCGCAGGGTGCGGTGGGCGGCCCGGTCGCGGTATCGGGCGTAGCCCGGCCACTGGTCCACGAACAACTGCCACAGGCGTTCCCGCTCGTCGCCGTCGGCCTCCAGCGCGTCGACCGGCACGTCGCGGCCGCCGATGGTGATGGTGGCGCGGGGCGTCGCGCGCAGGTTGTGGACCCATGCCGGGGCGTTCGGGCCGCCCCAGTTGGAGCCGACCACCACGTACCCCTCGCCGTCCGTGACGTACTGCAGCGGGCAGCTGCGGGGCTGACCACTGCGCCGGCCGGTGGTGGTGAGCAGCAGGCCGGGGGCCATGCCGAGGGCCACGATCCGGCCGCGGGTGATCCGGCTGACCCAGCGGTCGAGGGTCACGGTGCGTTTCGCGATCGGGGTGAACCCGGGGATCGAGCCGACCGTACGCCAGAATTTTCGCCAGACCATCCGAACCTCCGTCACCCCGGCACGTGTCGCATGATCATGTCAGGCGGGTGCCGGGGAGCGGCTACAGGTTGCCGGTTCCCGAGAGGAGTTTGACGATCTCCTCATTCGGCGGCCTGGACCGGGCCGGAGGTTTCGCCGCCGGTCATCACCATCCCGTAGTGGCGGTTGCCGCCCAGGTCGAGGTGGGCGATCGAGGTGAAGGTGTCGCCCTTGGCCGCGGCGACGTCCTGGGAGCCGACGTTGATCGGATGTATCAGGACGCGGTTTCGACGGGTGCGACGGCGTGCCCTACCGTGTCGGCATGTCACGAGGAGTCGTCCTGATCACGGGTGCCAGTGCCGGCCTCGGCGAGGAGATGGCCAGGCAGTTCGCGGCGCTCGGCTACGACCTGGCGCTGTGCGCGCGCCGGGTGGACCGGCTGGCGGCGCTGCGCGACGAGCTGCCCGGCCGCCGGGTGGTCGTCAAGCAGCTGGACGTCACCGACGACGCCGCGGTGTCCCGGGTGTTCGGCGAGTTCGCCGCCGAGTTCGGCCGGATCGACCGGGTGGTGGTCAACGCCGGGCTGGGCAAGGGCGCGCCGCTGGGCACCGGCCGGTTCGCCGCGAACCGGGCGACCGCGATGGTCAACTTCGTGGGGGCGCTCGCCCAGGCGGACGCCGCGCTGGAGATCTTCCGCCGGCAGCGGGGCGGCCATCTGGTGCTGATCTCGTCGATGTCGGCGCTGCGCGGGATGCGCAGATCGATGACGACGTACGCGGCGACCAAGGCCGGCGTGGCGGCGATCGCCGAGGGTGTCCGGTCGGAGCGGATTCCCGGCGTCGACGTGTCGGTGATCTATCCGGGGTACATCCGGTCGGAGATGAACGAGCACGTCCAGCAGAAGACCAGGTTCATGGTCGACACCCCGGTCGGGGTGCGGGCGATGGTCGCGGCGATCGAGAAACGCCGGTTGAAGGCGTTCGTCCCGGCCTGGCCGTGGGTGCCGATCGGCGCCGCGATGCGGCTTCTTCCGCTTTCCGTCGTACGAAGGATGGTGTGACGCCGTGGCCCGGCTTCTGCTGATCCGGCACGGTCAGGCGTCGTTCGGCGCCGACGACTACGACGCCCTCTCCGACCGGGGGCACGAGCAGGCCGCCGCGCTGGGCCGGGTGCTCGCCGCCCGCGGGGTGCGGCCCACGCTGCTGCTGCGCGGCACCATGCGCCGGCATCGGGAAACCCTGGACGGGCTGGGTTTGGACGCGCCGGTGGTGACCGACGCGAACTGGAACGAGTTCGACTTCCAGCACGTCGTCGAGGTGCATCGCCCGCACTTCCGGGACCGGGCCGCGATGATGGCCGAGCTGAACCGGTCGGAGCAGCCGGGCCGCGCCTTCCAGGCGATCTTCGACGAGGCCACCGCCCGCTGGTGTTCCGGTGCTTTCGACGCCGAGTACGCCGAGTCCTTCGCCGCGTTCCGCACCCGGGTCGCCGCCGCGCTCACCGCGGTCGCCGCCCTGCTGCGCGAGCACCGGGACGTCGTCGCGGTCAGCTCGGGCGGCCCGATCGCGATCGCCGCCGCCCTGCTCACCGCCGGCCCGGACGCGCCGGCCAACACCCTGGCGACGATCTGGGCGGCGCTGAACCGGGTGTCGGTGAACACCGGCGTCACCAAGATCATCGCCGGGCGGGCCGGGCTGTCGCTGTCCACCTTCAACGAGCACACCCACACCGAGACCGAGCCGCGGCTGCTGAGCTACCGCTGAGCGGGGCCGCGCATCGACACCGGTCTCCCCTATGGTCGGTGCGTGCTCTCGGTGCTGCTGTTCGTCCCGTTCCTGATCCTCACCGTGCTGGCCTTCGCGGCGATCATCCGCCGGCTGCTCGGTGTCCGGGTCGGCCTGGGTCGCACGCTGCTGGCCGCGGTGCTGGCCACCGGGGTGACCTCGCCGCTGCTGGCGGCCCTGGCGCCGCCCGACCCCCGGCACGTCACGACCGGTCAAGGCGTCCTGCTGATGCTGGCCGCGGCCAGCGTCGCGGTGCTGATCGCGATGGCCGCCCTGGTGATCGCCGAGGTGCTGCTGCCGACCGGCACCCTGCCCGGTCCGGTGGAGCTGTGGCGCGGCACCCGCCGGCGGATCGTGCGCACCCGGCGCTATGCGGCGATCGTCCGGATCGCGCTGCGCCACGGTCTGGGCCGGTTCCTGCGCGGCCGCCGGCAGACCGGGCCCACCTCGGCCGCCGCCCGCCGCCGGCTGGCCCGGTCGTTGCGCGCCGCGCTGGACGAGGGCGGGGTCACCTTCGTCAAGGTGGGCCAACTGCTGTCCACCCGGCGTGACCTGCTGCCCGCCGAGTTCGTCGAGGAGCTGACCGCGCTGCAGGACCGGGCCGCTCCGGTGCCGTGGGAGCGGATCGAGGCGGTCCTCAGCGCGGAGCTGGGACGTTCGGCCGGCGAGGTGTTCGCGACCATCGACCGGGAGCCGCTCGCGGCCGCCTCGGTCGCGCAGGTGCACGCGGCCACCCTGCCGGACGGCACCCCGGTCGTGGTGAAGGTGCAGCGTCCCGGCATCGCCACGATCGTCGACCGGGATCTGGACATCCTGCGGCGGCTCGCGGCCACGCTGGAGGCCCGCACGAGCTGGGGCCGCTCGCTCGGGGTGCGCGGGCTGGCGCTGGGCTTCGCCGAGGCGCTGCGCGAGGAGCTGGACTTCACCGTCGAACGCGACAATCTGCAGACGATGGCCGCGGCGCTGGCCACCGCGCCGGAGCGCGGCGTGCGGGTGCCCACCCCGTACGCCGCAATAAGCTCGGAAAAGGT
Protein-coding regions in this window:
- a CDS encoding S1C family serine protease; translation: MGVNPHEQSPYTPMPPQQYWPQPAPPPRRRPVGALVAGALAALMVTGGAGFAAGWGLRSEPVAQQSTRGSHLPRDPGDGASSSAGATDAQVAAVAAKVDPALVDIDTVLGAQNGAAAGTGIVIGADGIVLTNNHVIAGATAITVTDIGDHRAYRAAVVGYDRARDIAVLHLDGASGLATATLAESTPVRQGDPVVAIGNAGGAGGTPGAVGGVVAALHRSITAQDASSGASEQLTDLIEVNAAIRPGDSGGPLLTTDGTVIGVDTAASTGFRYPASGGAGYAIPIDAAMSIVRQIQAGQASDGSHLGATGYLGIGAADGAGGAAVRSVVRGSPAASAGLARGDTITAVDGARVGSAAALIERLDRHHPGDRVKLSWTDTAGRTRSGTVALASGPVG
- a CDS encoding GNAT family N-acetyltransferase, which gives rise to MTVEISYRPADAPVPRLAALFATAWWAAGRTDDEVARIVAGSDVVVAAVDRDSGRLAGFARVLTDGVALAMVLDVIVAPEHRGTGVGALVMDAVLRHPAVAAARSVELVCQPELLPFYRRWGFTDRVGRSRLMRRTADPALTDDDQTPPTAERRPVP
- a CDS encoding nitroreductase/quinone reductase family protein, which codes for MVWRKFWRTVGSIPGFTPIAKRTVTLDRWVSRITRGRIVALGMAPGLLLTTTGRRSGQPRSCPLQYVTDGEGYVVVGSNWGGPNAPAWVHNLRATPRATITIGGRDVPVDALEADGDERERLWQLFVDQWPGYARYRDRAAHRTLRIFRLVPVR
- a CDS encoding SDR family oxidoreductase; its protein translation is MSRGVVLITGASAGLGEEMARQFAALGYDLALCARRVDRLAALRDELPGRRVVVKQLDVTDDAAVSRVFGEFAAEFGRIDRVVVNAGLGKGAPLGTGRFAANRATAMVNFVGALAQADAALEIFRRQRGGHLVLISSMSALRGMRRSMTTYAATKAGVAAIAEGVRSERIPGVDVSVIYPGYIRSEMNEHVQQKTRFMVDTPVGVRAMVAAIEKRRLKAFVPAWPWVPIGAAMRLLPLSVVRRMV
- a CDS encoding histidine phosphatase family protein yields the protein MARLLLIRHGQASFGADDYDALSDRGHEQAAALGRVLAARGVRPTLLLRGTMRRHRETLDGLGLDAPVVTDANWNEFDFQHVVEVHRPHFRDRAAMMAELNRSEQPGRAFQAIFDEATARWCSGAFDAEYAESFAAFRTRVAAALTAVAALLREHRDVVAVSSGGPIAIAAALLTAGPDAPANTLATIWAALNRVSVNTGVTKIIAGRAGLSLSTFNEHTHTETEPRLLSYR
- a CDS encoding AarF/ABC1/UbiB kinase family protein, which codes for MLSVLLFVPFLILTVLAFAAIIRRLLGVRVGLGRTLLAAVLATGVTSPLLAALAPPDPRHVTTGQGVLLMLAAASVAVLIAMAALVIAEVLLPTGTLPGPVELWRGTRRRIVRTRRYAAIVRIALRHGLGRFLRGRRQTGPTSAAARRRLARSLRAALDEGGVTFVKVGQLLSTRRDLLPAEFVEELTALQDRAAPVPWERIEAVLSAELGRSAGEVFATIDREPLAAASVAQVHAATLPDGTPVVVKVQRPGIATIVDRDLDILRRLAATLEARTSWGRSLGVRGLALGFAEALREELDFTVERDNLQTMAAALATAPERGVRVPTPYAAISSEKVLVMRRLPGTPLGSAAPVLDRLGADRRETVAAALLDSLLDQVLVHGVFHADLHPGNLLVDHDGALGMLDLGSVGRLDAITRAAVGRLLGAVGRGDAVAASDALLDLADHTEEVDERDLQRALGVLLVRYAAPGSSAGVAAVSALVRTLTAYGLGIPAAVAAVFRAFATLEGTLGLLRPGFDLIAQARASAGRRLAATFAPANLSRTVEEELIALLPMLRGVPRRLDRIGDAIENGRLRLNIRLFSDDRDRQVVTGLVHQTLLTVIGAAAGVMATLLLGTTGGPRVTTGIGLFPVLGYLLLIVAVVLVLRVLVVVLRRD